One Bacillota bacterium genomic region harbors:
- a CDS encoding cation:proton antiporter regulatory subunit, translated as MGEIKEAELPGLGKKYVVRLDSGDRFTVVIYDEGNRELFCFAPEEEEPLCSVTLTDQEARQVGSIIGGAFYQPKLLEKLESAIAELHIEWLKIAPNAPLAGKSIGDLSLRKKYGVNIVAVIEDAGKGKKRTAAINPGPGYVFTPGQTVIAAARRDALEEFERMVSVEGG; from the coding sequence ATGGGTGAGATCAAGGAAGCCGAGCTGCCGGGACTCGGCAAGAAGTATGTTGTGCGGCTGGACAGCGGTGACCGGTTCACGGTTGTCATTTATGATGAGGGCAACCGCGAGTTGTTTTGCTTCGCACCGGAAGAAGAAGAACCCCTCTGTTCAGTAACGCTAACCGATCAAGAGGCGCGGCAGGTCGGCTCCATCATCGGCGGCGCGTTTTACCAGCCGAAGCTTTTGGAAAAACTGGAGTCGGCGATCGCCGAACTCCACATCGAGTGGCTGAAGATAGCGCCGAATGCGCCGCTGGCGGGTAAAAGCATCGGAGACCTGTCACTTCGCAAGAAATACGGTGTTAACATAGTTGCGGTTATCGAAGACGCAGGAAAAGGAAAGAAAAGGACCGCAGCGATCAATCCCGGCCCGGGATATGTTTTCACTCCCGGACAAACCGTCATCGCGGCAGCTCGAAGGGACGCCCTTGAGGAGTTTGAAAGGATGGTGAGCGTCGAAGGAGGGTAA